One stretch of Glycine soja cultivar W05 chromosome 7, ASM419377v2, whole genome shotgun sequence DNA includes these proteins:
- the LOC114419353 gene encoding uncharacterized protein LOC114419353 isoform X2, producing MGSKALLVLVVFLAFVLVLSGEVAPEDMDENFHANDGVADTNMVDEMKYSYSSWRTGAALPCPPNCCYVFHGKCIPCC from the exons ATGGGTTCCAAGGCTTTGCTCGTCCTTGTTGTGTTCTTGGCTTTTGTCCTCGTTCTTTCTGGTGAAGTTGCACCCGAAGATATGGATGAGAATTTTCATGCAAATGATG GTGTTGCTGATACAAATATGGTAGATGAAATGAAATATAGTTACAGTAGTTGGCGAACTGGTGCTGCACTGCCTTGTCCTCCTAATTGCTGTTATGTGTTCCATGGAAAGTGTATACCGTGCTGCTGA
- the LOC114419353 gene encoding uncharacterized protein LOC114419353 isoform X1 has product MGSKALLVLVVFLAFVLVLSGEVAPEDMDENFHANDVGVADTNMVDEMKYSYSSWRTGAALPCPPNCCYVFHGKCIPCC; this is encoded by the exons ATGGGTTCCAAGGCTTTGCTCGTCCTTGTTGTGTTCTTGGCTTTTGTCCTCGTTCTTTCTGGTGAAGTTGCACCCGAAGATATGGATGAGAATTTTCATGCAAATGATG taGGTGTTGCTGATACAAATATGGTAGATGAAATGAAATATAGTTACAGTAGTTGGCGAACTGGTGCTGCACTGCCTTGTCCTCCTAATTGCTGTTATGTGTTCCATGGAAAGTGTATACCGTGCTGCTGA